The Roseovarius sp. EL26 genome has a window encoding:
- a CDS encoding vitamin B12-dependent ribonucleotide reductase: MKIERKFTKSGQDAYASLDFIKTSSEIRNPDGTIVFRLDDVEVPAKWSQVASDVIAQKYFRKAGVPAKMKKVKEKGVPEFLWRSVPANDNASMAGETSAKQVFDRLAGAWAYWGWKGGYFTTEEDAAAYYDEMRFMLANQMAAPNSPQWFNTGLHWAYGIDGPGQGHHYVDFKTGELTKSSSAYEHPQPHACFIQSVKDDLVGDGGIMDLWVREARLFKYGSGTGTNFSSLRAEGESLSGGGKSSGLMGFLKIGDRAAGAIKSGGTTRRAAKMVICDADHPDVQEFINWKVKEEQKVASIVAGSKMHEQKLNEIFGAIRSWDGSSEDAVDPKKNEQLKSAIRGAKQTQIPETYVKRVLDYARQGYESIEFPTYDTDWDSEAYASVSGQNSNNSIRVTDAFLKAVENDDDWALINRTDGSVSKTIKARDLWEDVGHAAWACADPGIQYHDTVNAWHTCPEDGEIRGSNPCSEYMFLDDTACNLASMNLLTFYKNGKFDADSYVHATRLWTMTLEISVLMAQFPSKEIAQLSYEFRTLGLGYANIGGLLMNMGYGYDSVEGRALCGSLTAIMTGVAYATSAEMAGERGAFTGYERNAEHMLRVMRNHRNAAYGATEGYEDLAIKPVPLDLTNCPDSRLVDLAMASWDEALKLGEKHGYRNAQVSVVAPTGTIGLVMDCDTTGIEPDFALVKFKKLAGGGYFKIINRSVPGSLETLGYSSAQIEEIVSYAVGHGTIGNAPGINHTSLIGHGFGQNELNKIDAALGSAFDIRFVFNQWTLGEEFCTNVLGIPAAKLNDPTFDMLAHLGYSKRDVDAANDHVCGTMTLENAPHLKEEHYHIFDCANPCGKKGKRFLSVNSHIDMMAAAQSFISGAISKTINMPNDATIEDCQKAYERSWQMGVKANALYRDGSKLSQPLAAALVEDDDEAADILESGTPQEKAAVLAEKIVEKVIVKEIIKSHREKMPERRKGYTQKAIVGGHKVYLRTGEYESGSLGEIFIDMHKEGAGFRAMMNNFAIAVSVGLQYGVPLEEFVDAFTFTKFEPAGMVQGNDSIKNATSILDYIFRELAVSYLDRTDLAHVKPQGATFDDIGRGEEEGVSNIKELSGEAASNSLDVLKQISSTGYLRKRLPQELIVLNGGVQAAGATAFAGAMDPVGTLQALVPETASPAGAVVTETTVTTSASTGMDARSKARMQGYEGDPCGDCGNYTLVRNGTCMKCNTCGSTSGCS, translated from the coding sequence ATGAAGATCGAACGCAAATTTACCAAATCGGGTCAGGATGCCTATGCCAGCCTGGATTTCATCAAAACCAGCTCGGAGATTCGCAATCCCGATGGCACGATCGTTTTCCGACTTGATGACGTAGAGGTGCCTGCCAAGTGGAGTCAGGTCGCAAGTGATGTGATTGCTCAAAAATACTTTCGTAAAGCCGGTGTTCCAGCCAAGATGAAGAAGGTTAAGGAAAAAGGTGTTCCTGAGTTTCTGTGGCGTTCGGTTCCTGCCAATGACAATGCGAGTATGGCCGGCGAAACCAGCGCCAAACAAGTGTTTGACCGTCTCGCAGGTGCTTGGGCTTATTGGGGGTGGAAAGGTGGATATTTCACCACCGAGGAAGACGCTGCCGCTTACTATGATGAAATGCGCTTTATGCTGGCTAACCAGATGGCTGCCCCGAACTCTCCTCAGTGGTTCAACACCGGCCTGCATTGGGCTTATGGCATCGATGGACCGGGCCAGGGCCACCACTATGTTGATTTTAAAACGGGCGAACTGACAAAATCGAGCAGCGCCTATGAGCACCCGCAGCCCCATGCGTGTTTCATCCAGTCGGTCAAAGATGATTTGGTCGGCGACGGTGGCATTATGGATCTGTGGGTGCGCGAGGCACGCCTGTTTAAATATGGTTCAGGCACGGGCACAAACTTCTCGTCTTTGCGTGCCGAAGGGGAATCTCTCTCGGGTGGTGGTAAATCTTCGGGCTTGATGGGCTTCCTTAAAATTGGCGACCGCGCCGCTGGCGCGATCAAATCGGGTGGTACAACGCGGCGTGCAGCCAAAATGGTGATCTGTGATGCCGATCACCCTGACGTGCAGGAATTCATCAACTGGAAGGTCAAGGAAGAGCAAAAAGTTGCCTCCATCGTGGCCGGTTCCAAAATGCACGAGCAGAAGCTGAACGAAATCTTTGGCGCGATTCGCTCTTGGGATGGCAGTTCAGAAGATGCGGTTGACCCCAAGAAAAACGAGCAGCTTAAGTCTGCTATTCGGGGGGCCAAACAGACCCAGATCCCTGAAACGTATGTTAAACGCGTGCTGGATTATGCACGTCAGGGGTATGAGAGCATCGAATTTCCGACCTACGACACTGATTGGGACAGTGAAGCCTACGCATCGGTCAGCGGACAAAACTCCAATAACTCAATCCGTGTGACTGATGCCTTCCTCAAGGCTGTGGAAAACGATGACGATTGGGCACTGATCAACCGCACAGATGGTAGCGTATCGAAAACCATCAAGGCACGTGACCTGTGGGAAGACGTAGGCCATGCAGCATGGGCCTGTGCCGACCCGGGTATTCAATATCACGATACGGTCAACGCTTGGCATACATGCCCAGAAGATGGTGAGATTCGCGGATCAAACCCTTGTTCTGAATACATGTTCTTGGATGACACTGCGTGTAACCTCGCGTCTATGAACCTGCTGACATTCTATAAAAATGGCAAGTTTGACGCTGATAGCTATGTTCACGCCACACGTCTGTGGACCATGACGCTGGAAATCTCGGTTCTGATGGCGCAGTTCCCATCAAAAGAGATTGCGCAGTTGTCTTATGAGTTCCGCACCTTGGGTCTTGGTTATGCAAACATCGGCGGCCTGCTGATGAACATGGGCTATGGCTATGACAGTGTTGAAGGACGTGCGCTTTGTGGGTCACTCACGGCGATCATGACTGGCGTAGCCTACGCAACCTCTGCCGAAATGGCGGGTGAGCGTGGGGCTTTCACTGGTTATGAACGAAACGCTGAACATATGCTTCGGGTGATGCGTAACCACCGCAATGCGGCCTATGGCGCGACAGAAGGATACGAAGATCTGGCGATTAAACCTGTACCGCTGGACCTGACCAACTGCCCGGACAGCCGTTTGGTTGATCTGGCGATGGCCAGCTGGGATGAGGCGTTGAAGCTGGGTGAAAAGCACGGCTATCGTAACGCGCAGGTCTCTGTTGTAGCCCCAACCGGCACGATTGGTCTGGTGATGGATTGTGACACTACAGGGATCGAGCCTGACTTTGCCTTGGTGAAGTTCAAGAAACTGGCCGGCGGCGGTTACTTCAAGATTATCAACCGTTCTGTTCCCGGTTCTCTTGAAACGCTTGGTTACAGCTCAGCACAGATTGAAGAGATTGTCAGCTATGCAGTCGGTCATGGCACCATCGGCAACGCACCGGGGATCAACCACACATCACTGATTGGGCATGGTTTCGGCCAAAACGAGCTGAACAAAATCGACGCCGCCCTTGGCAGTGCCTTTGATATCCGGTTCGTGTTCAACCAGTGGACGCTGGGCGAAGAGTTCTGCACTAATGTTTTGGGCATTCCGGCGGCCAAACTGAATGATCCGACTTTTGATATGCTGGCGCATCTGGGCTATTCCAAGCGCGACGTTGACGCGGCGAATGATCATGTTTGCGGCACTATGACATTGGAAAATGCGCCACACCTCAAGGAAGAGCATTATCATATCTTTGATTGTGCCAATCCTTGCGGCAAGAAAGGCAAACGCTTCCTGTCCGTGAACTCACATATCGACATGATGGCTGCAGCACAGTCGTTCATCTCAGGCGCGATTTCCAAGACCATCAACATGCCGAACGACGCCACCATCGAAGATTGCCAAAAAGCATATGAACGCAGCTGGCAGATGGGCGTCAAGGCAAACGCACTGTATCGTGATGGATCAAAACTGAGCCAGCCGCTGGCAGCGGCTTTGGTTGAGGATGATGATGAGGCGGCTGACATCTTGGAAAGCGGCACACCGCAGGAAAAAGCGGCTGTACTGGCGGAAAAGATAGTCGAGAAGGTGATCGTCAAAGAGATCATCAAATCGCACCGCGAAAAGATGCCAGAGCGCCGTAAGGGGTATACCCAAAAGGCGATTGTTGGTGGCCACAAAGTTTACCTGCGGACGGGTGAGTACGAAAGTGGTTCTTTAGGTGAGATATTCATCGATATGCACAAAGAAGGTGCGGGCTTCCGGGCGATGATGAACAACTTTGCTATCGCCGTCTCGGTTGGTCTGCAATACGGCGTGCCGCTGGAGGAGTTTGTTGACGCCTTTACCTTCACCAAGTTCGAGCCCGCGGGCATGGTGCAAGGTAACGACAGCATCAAAAATGCCACTTCAATCCTTGACTATATCTTCCGCGAGCTGGCGGTTAGCTATCTGGACCGCACCGATCTTGCCCATGTGAAACCACAAGGGGCAACATTCGATGACATCGGTCGTGGCGAAGAAGAGGGCGTAAGTAATATCAAAGAGTTGTCAGGCGAAGCTGCATCAAACTCTTTGGATGTCCTGAAACAAATCAGCTCAACCGGTTACCTGCGCAAACGTCTGCCACAAGAGTTGATTGTTCTGAATGGTGGTGTGCAGGCTGCCGGGGCGACGGCCTTTGCTGGAGCCATGGATCCGGTTGGAACATTGCAGGCCTTGGTGCCGGAAACGGCAAGTCCTGCGGGCGCTGTTGTGACCGAAACCACGGTGACGACCAGCGCAAGTACAGGCATGGATGCCCGTTCAAAGGCACGCATGCAGGGATATGAGGGTGATCCATGTGGCGATTGCGGTAACTACACGCTGGTCCGCAATGGGACCTGCATGAAATGCAACACCTGCGGTTCGACCAGCGGCTGTAGCTAA
- a CDS encoding autotransporter assembly complex family protein, with the protein MTIYAPGASEDLAKDLKAASLTLKTKGEEESTSQDILAAARADYARMTSVLYEHGYYGGIVKVNVDGREAASIPPVGEPREVNKIQISVKHGPKFAFSKASVQPLPPGAELPEGFAPGRPALSGLVGDAAIEAISAWRDHGHAKADISSENITANHNSKTLSAEVGIAPGRQVKFGKLNVVKVESVSTKRIQRIADLPTGETFSPRELRDAADRLRKTGTFQSVVLQEADEINPDNTLDINAEMINAERRRIGAGIEFETIDGLTLSGSWLHRNIRRDADRLKIDGKVGGIGGETGGIDYSVIGRYDRPSTFTRDTGLFLQLGVELEDEPEFRDYNFQVGGGVTHDFSDDLYGELGIGYRFSDVTDNLGSRTLQHLVLPAKLTWDTRDKELDARKGFYTNLEVTPFYELAESDTGARIYADLRSYKAVGSSKNLVFAGRMQLGAVTGSSLENVPPEYLFYSGGADTVRGQPYESLGVTLGNGQVIGGRAFLGFSGEARIPVAGNFSAVAFADTGFIGQEAFNTDDGEWHSGGGLGVRYATSIGPIRFDLATPFDDDAGKDFEFYIGIGQAF; encoded by the coding sequence TTGACGATTTACGCCCCCGGCGCGAGCGAGGATTTGGCAAAAGACCTTAAGGCGGCATCTTTAACCCTCAAAACCAAAGGCGAAGAGGAAAGCACGTCACAAGACATTCTTGCCGCCGCCCGAGCAGATTACGCGCGAATGACCAGCGTTTTATACGAACACGGCTATTATGGTGGCATTGTAAAAGTCAACGTCGATGGACGCGAGGCGGCCAGTATTCCCCCCGTTGGTGAGCCCCGAGAAGTCAACAAGATCCAGATCTCGGTCAAACACGGGCCAAAGTTTGCTTTTTCAAAAGCATCCGTGCAGCCCCTGCCCCCCGGTGCCGAACTGCCAGAAGGCTTTGCCCCCGGGCGTCCGGCCCTCAGCGGGCTTGTCGGTGATGCCGCAATCGAGGCCATTTCGGCATGGCGTGACCACGGCCACGCCAAGGCTGACATCAGCAGTGAAAACATCACAGCTAATCACAACAGTAAAACCCTATCGGCTGAAGTCGGAATTGCGCCGGGACGCCAAGTGAAATTCGGCAAGTTGAATGTGGTTAAGGTCGAATCTGTTTCGACAAAACGCATCCAGCGCATTGCAGATCTTCCAACCGGCGAAACGTTCTCTCCACGCGAGTTGCGCGATGCCGCGGATCGCTTACGTAAAACCGGAACGTTCCAATCGGTTGTGCTGCAAGAAGCTGATGAGATCAATCCAGACAATACACTTGATATCAATGCAGAGATGATCAACGCCGAACGGCGGCGTATCGGTGCGGGGATCGAGTTTGAAACCATCGATGGCTTGACCCTTTCCGGCTCTTGGTTGCACCGCAATATCCGCCGTGACGCCGACCGCTTAAAAATTGACGGAAAAGTCGGCGGCATTGGCGGCGAAACGGGCGGTATCGATTACAGTGTCATCGGTCGTTATGACCGCCCATCGACCTTTACCCGCGATACGGGCTTGTTCTTGCAGCTTGGCGTCGAGCTGGAAGATGAACCCGAGTTTCGTGATTACAACTTTCAGGTCGGCGGCGGCGTAACACATGACTTTTCCGATGATCTTTATGGTGAATTGGGGATCGGATACCGCTTCTCTGATGTGACCGACAATTTGGGATCGCGGACCTTGCAGCACCTTGTGCTGCCAGCGAAATTAACCTGGGATACCCGAGACAAGGAATTAGACGCCCGCAAAGGGTTCTACACCAATCTAGAAGTGACACCCTTTTACGAGCTGGCGGAATCCGATACCGGGGCACGTATTTATGCGGATTTGCGCAGCTACAAGGCCGTTGGTTCAAGTAAAAACCTGGTATTCGCAGGGCGCATGCAGCTGGGTGCTGTTACTGGTTCAAGCCTTGAGAACGTCCCGCCAGAGTATCTGTTTTATTCTGGTGGCGCTGATACCGTACGCGGGCAGCCGTACGAATCCCTTGGTGTGACACTCGGTAACGGACAAGTCATAGGCGGCCGCGCGTTCCTTGGGTTTTCAGGCGAGGCGCGCATTCCCGTGGCGGGTAATTTCTCAGCCGTGGCCTTTGCCGATACTGGTTTTATTGGACAAGAGGCGTTCAACACTGACGACGGCGAATGGCACAGCGGTGGTGGTCTGGGCGTGCGCTATGCCACCAGTATCGGCCCGATCCGTTTTGATCTCGCAACCCCCTTCGATGATGATGCCGGTAAGGATTTCGAATTCTACATCGGTATTGGTCAGGCCTTTTGA
- a CDS encoding translocation/assembly module TamB domain-containing protein, with the protein MRKFVFISLFVAFTAPVFAQEEEASDDSSFLEGLIESSLSGASRDVVIKGFQGALSSNATLDEMTISDADGVWLTLRDASLVWTRSALLRGRLKVDELTASELIITRLPDSSEAPSTEDTVAQPFALPELPVSVNVGNINISQVKLDESILGEEVDLTVLGNLILEGGNGSALLDISRQPKNRGHLRLDSSYSNESRELKINLDLEEDAEGIGSKLLKVPGEPPLSLKVIADAPLSDFSADIVMATEGETRLAGVVTLKEEGQDPSERITHFSANMGGDMRALFTPDLQPFFGEKTLFSLQGTTTADGATDLERFFLSSAALQLDGAVDLGPGGWPRKFNVVGKLGGTGKTRLPTTGPATYIDTANITASYDVQAGEAWEMQLALSDFSRDDGISLAQTTVTANGTFGRLKPRKLAGDITLSIDGIAHENPDLARALDTALTGKTSVVWQKNTGINLRGLEFQTGDLKLLANGGLGGLSKGLPFRGRAYLSAGDLSRLSGLAQRDLGGAVQLALRGEAELIGDFFDADLSIRSTDLKIGETRLDPLLAGGAKLEVSARRDTTGTTLDSLTINSPEVDAQIQAHLNPDKGDLTLAAKLQELALVEPTLSGPATVDTAISWASGQDLTIDKLIATAMKAELSVSGAVNPEDKSLPFNGDIDFRAADLSAFAGIAQMPLSGVVDLQFTGAAQAGDDFINAPFAAELYLTSSDIEIGEERIDALMSGNTRLVAKAAQDEKGLRLDAFNIINDALTATAAGQLIKGEDGTFMLRAEIDDASAIDPRLNGSALLDTNLDWAGDTETMTLKHLSAAVFGADLSASGMVQPYDDTLPFDGTLTLKVPDLSEFAPLINMPLSGSIDLNSKGNGKFKGREFDVETNLQGNGLRTGNADLDALLGSKVVLELSAALQNKELDLRKLILSAAEVTADIKGSGPGSPISFDARLANLGRFAPGFDGALSANGQATLNDSSGENITLKMNAVGPGRATANISGDVIEYGKNVALAVSGVLPLGLINGFIKPTAIDGNARYDLQINGKPSLSAITGTVDIGPARVTDPSVNLALENIQGSANLSSGQANMNLTGQSALGGTIQASGPITLNPPLPADLAIKLNTFTIRDPELYQTSVNGDIKITGPLLAGALISGRIDLGKTEIRLSPSVGTGIKDLPGLRHVNEPASVRASRERAGLIKKEKSKPVIFPLDLAINAPNQIFVRGLGLDAELGGELQVRGTTKEVSPSGFFELIRGRIDIIGQRIELAEGLVDLRGSLIPYIRFVGETDTDEITAQVIVEGAADEPEITFSSSPDLPDEEIVAHLLFGRGLDSISPIQAAQLAAAVASLSNGGGGLDGGLRSRLGLSNLDIGSTEDGGTEVSAGTYLTDSIYSEITADSEGNEKINLNLDLTPSFTVKGSTSTDGNSGLGVFFERDY; encoded by the coding sequence ATGCGTAAATTTGTTTTCATCTCTCTGTTTGTCGCTTTTACAGCCCCCGTATTTGCACAAGAGGAAGAGGCCTCAGATGACAGCAGTTTTCTCGAAGGTCTAATTGAAAGCTCTTTGTCGGGTGCCAGCCGAGACGTTGTGATCAAAGGTTTCCAAGGCGCGCTTTCTTCCAACGCAACATTGGATGAGATGACCATATCTGATGCTGACGGGGTTTGGTTGACTCTGCGTGATGCCTCTCTGGTCTGGACCCGTAGTGCACTTTTGCGTGGGCGTCTCAAAGTTGATGAATTAACCGCCTCTGAGCTGATTATCACACGTTTACCCGACAGTTCAGAGGCCCCAAGCACCGAAGATACCGTTGCACAGCCCTTCGCCCTGCCCGAACTGCCCGTTTCAGTCAACGTCGGCAATATTAACATCAGTCAGGTCAAACTTGACGAAAGCATTCTGGGGGAAGAGGTCGACCTGACAGTGTTAGGCAATCTTATATTGGAAGGCGGCAATGGCTCTGCCTTATTGGATATCTCGCGCCAGCCGAAAAACCGCGGGCATTTGCGGTTAGACAGCAGTTATTCCAATGAAAGCCGGGAACTGAAGATTAACTTAGATCTTGAAGAAGATGCAGAAGGGATCGGCTCCAAGCTATTGAAAGTCCCAGGTGAACCGCCCTTGTCACTCAAGGTGATTGCTGATGCACCACTTTCCGATTTCAGTGCCGACATCGTTATGGCTACCGAGGGCGAGACCCGGCTGGCCGGGGTTGTCACTCTCAAAGAGGAAGGTCAGGATCCCAGCGAGCGGATCACTCATTTCTCGGCAAACATGGGCGGCGATATGCGCGCACTCTTCACCCCGGATTTGCAGCCCTTTTTTGGAGAAAAAACACTTTTTAGCCTGCAAGGGACAACCACAGCCGATGGTGCAACCGATCTAGAACGCTTCTTTCTCAGCTCAGCAGCCCTACAACTCGATGGTGCTGTTGATTTGGGTCCGGGCGGTTGGCCACGTAAGTTCAACGTCGTAGGAAAATTGGGCGGTACAGGGAAAACCCGCCTGCCGACAACGGGCCCTGCGACATATATCGACACCGCGAACATCACAGCCAGCTATGACGTTCAGGCTGGTGAAGCATGGGAAATGCAACTGGCGTTGTCTGATTTCTCACGCGATGACGGTATCAGCCTCGCTCAAACCACAGTCACGGCCAACGGTACATTTGGCCGCCTGAAACCTCGCAAACTTGCTGGTGACATCACTTTAAGTATCGATGGCATCGCACATGAAAACCCTGATCTGGCGCGTGCTCTTGACACGGCATTAACTGGTAAAACCAGCGTTGTCTGGCAAAAGAATACTGGCATAAACCTGCGCGGGTTAGAGTTTCAAACCGGAGATTTGAAACTATTGGCGAACGGCGGTCTTGGTGGCTTGTCCAAAGGTCTTCCTTTTCGTGGCCGAGCATACCTAAGTGCCGGTGATCTTTCCCGCCTGTCTGGGCTGGCCCAGCGTGATCTTGGTGGCGCGGTTCAACTTGCCCTGCGCGGAGAAGCCGAACTCATTGGGGATTTCTTTGATGCGGATCTCTCTATCCGTTCAACTGACTTGAAGATCGGCGAAACCCGCCTTGATCCGCTGCTGGCCGGCGGCGCCAAACTTGAAGTTTCGGCACGGCGCGACACGACGGGCACAACTCTCGACAGCTTGACGATCAACAGCCCCGAAGTTGACGCCCAAATTCAAGCACACTTAAATCCAGACAAAGGTGATTTGACCCTTGCTGCCAAATTGCAAGAACTGGCACTGGTTGAACCTACTCTCTCTGGCCCAGCGACTGTTGATACTGCGATCAGTTGGGCCTCAGGGCAAGATTTAACAATCGACAAGCTGATCGCAACTGCCATGAAGGCTGAGCTGTCCGTATCCGGTGCTGTAAATCCAGAAGATAAAAGCCTACCATTTAATGGCGATATCGACTTTCGTGCGGCTGACCTCTCGGCCTTTGCTGGCATCGCGCAGATGCCATTATCAGGTGTGGTTGACCTTCAGTTTACTGGCGCCGCGCAAGCCGGAGACGATTTCATTAACGCGCCCTTTGCTGCTGAACTTTATCTGACTTCATCAGATATTGAGATAGGCGAAGAGCGCATTGATGCTCTGATGTCTGGGAATACACGCTTGGTCGCCAAGGCCGCACAGGATGAAAAAGGCCTGCGTTTGGACGCATTTAACATCATTAATGACGCCCTGACAGCCACAGCCGCTGGCCAGCTGATCAAAGGTGAAGACGGCACCTTTATGCTCAGGGCTGAAATTGATGACGCATCGGCCATCGATCCGCGCCTCAATGGTTCGGCCTTGCTCGATACAAATCTGGACTGGGCTGGTGACACGGAAACGATGACACTGAAGCACCTCTCCGCTGCGGTCTTTGGTGCGGATCTGTCTGCCAGCGGGATGGTGCAACCCTATGATGACACCCTGCCCTTTGATGGAACGCTTACTTTGAAGGTGCCTGATCTGTCGGAATTTGCACCGCTGATCAACATGCCCTTGTCAGGATCGATTGATCTGAACAGTAAAGGTAACGGCAAATTCAAGGGACGTGAATTCGATGTCGAAACCAACCTGCAAGGCAACGGCCTACGGACTGGAAACGCGGACCTAGATGCGCTGCTTGGCAGCAAAGTTGTACTTGAGCTGTCGGCAGCTCTGCAAAACAAAGAACTGGATTTACGCAAGCTGATCCTGAGTGCGGCTGAAGTCACCGCCGATATTAAAGGTTCAGGCCCTGGATCTCCGATCAGCTTTGATGCCAGATTAGCCAACCTTGGCCGCTTTGCCCCCGGTTTTGATGGCGCATTATCCGCCAATGGACAAGCCACACTTAACGATTCATCTGGGGAAAACATCACCCTAAAAATGAACGCTGTAGGTCCTGGCAGAGCCACCGCAAACATTTCTGGCGACGTCATTGAATACGGTAAAAATGTCGCGTTGGCTGTATCTGGAGTTCTACCGCTTGGCTTGATCAATGGATTTATCAAGCCAACGGCAATAGATGGAAATGCCCGCTATGACCTGCAAATCAATGGTAAGCCATCGCTTTCTGCAATCACGGGTACTGTCGACATTGGACCTGCCCGCGTGACGGATCCATCGGTTAATCTCGCTCTTGAAAACATCCAAGGGTCTGCCAATCTCTCTTCCGGGCAGGCCAATATGAATCTCACAGGGCAATCTGCACTAGGTGGAACTATTCAAGCCAGCGGCCCCATCACCCTCAACCCACCTCTCCCAGCTGACCTTGCGATCAAACTTAATACCTTCACCATCCGTGACCCGGAACTGTATCAGACGTCTGTAAATGGCGATATCAAGATCACGGGGCCCCTACTGGCCGGTGCGTTAATCAGCGGCAGGATCGATTTGGGGAAAACAGAAATTCGCCTAAGCCCCAGTGTCGGTACCGGCATCAAGGATCTTCCCGGCCTTAGGCATGTCAATGAACCCGCAAGTGTGCGCGCCAGCCGCGAACGAGCCGGCTTGATAAAAAAAGAGAAATCCAAACCCGTGATCTTCCCATTGGATTTGGCCATTAATGCTCCAAATCAGATCTTTGTGCGTGGCCTTGGGCTGGATGCTGAGCTGGGCGGAGAGCTTCAAGTTCGGGGCACAACAAAAGAAGTCAGCCCCAGCGGCTTTTTTGAACTAATTCGTGGCCGGATTGACATTATCGGCCAACGAATCGAACTGGCTGAGGGATTGGTTGACCTTCGTGGATCTTTGATCCCCTATATTCGGTTTGTTGGCGAAACTGACACCGATGAAATCACCGCACAAGTGATCGTTGAAGGGGCCGCAGATGAGCCCGAAATCACCTTTTCGTCCTCTCCTGATTTACCAGACGAAGAAATCGTCGCACACCTTCTGTTTGGACGTGGATTGGATTCAATTTCGCCGATTCAAGCTGCACAATTGGCTGCTGCAGTCGCGAGTCTTAGCAACGGTGGGGGCGGCTTGGATGGTGGATTGCGCAGCCGCTTGGGGCTGAGCAACCTCGATATTGGATCGACAGAAGATGGCGGAACCGAAGTATCTGCCGGCACTTATCTTACGGATAGTATATATTCCGAAATCACCGCTGATAGTGAAGGCAACGAAAAGATCAATCTCAACCTCGACCTGACCCCCAGCTTCACAGTCAAGGGATCGACCAGCACGGATGGTAACAGCGGTCTTGGTGTGTTTTTTGAGCGCGATTATTAA